Proteins encoded by one window of Corvus hawaiiensis isolate bCorHaw1 unplaced genomic scaffold, bCorHaw1.pri.cur scaffold_32_ctg1, whole genome shotgun sequence:
- the LOC125320961 gene encoding inositol 1,4,5-trisphosphate receptor-interacting protein-like 1, which translates to FYPVLQRAIGVGSAFEGWSPREQDVVYRVLVAMNPPRGHSFQLELDTAGQRRGRNFRVRVQLECTCSREQQGENMLCFLHQPQEVLRSNQDASLLHTLCTGSYLDVQKTARWFYQLVRAIWPALPQSHNWHLVLLPSRRSCQFQVSNGAASFRIEVLFGVRQGDSDIFVSSQPREACTPSTTWPESYAVAEMKFFKCIARQAPPDSLHLKCLQFFSCLQLGSGFSTYTIKTIVMHLLSIIPVSRWRRRDFVRRLVDISEGLRFCVQVRCLNHFIVGNRSLPGEIRVPPEVQMAETCNLFHHLVMDPVAHSQAMSEYVDLRKRFTRTLNDEH; encoded by the coding sequence ttctacccggtgctgcaacgagccatcggggtgggcagtgccttcgaaggttggagtccccgtgagcaggatgttgtgtaccgtgtgctggtagccatgaatcctccccgaggccactccttccagctggagctggacactgcggggcagaggcgcgggaggaacttccgcgtccgcgtgcagctggagtgcacctgcagcagggagcagcagggggagaacatgctgtgcttcctgcaccagccccaggaggtgctgaggagcaatcaggatgccagcctcctacacaccctgtgcaccggctcctacctcgacgtgcagaaaactgcccgctggttctaccaactggtgagagcaatctggccggctttgcctcagtcccacaattggcatttagtgctgctgccctccagacgctcctgccaattccaggtgagcaacggcgcagcaagcttccgcattgaggtgctgtttggggtgcggcaaggcgactcagacatctttgtgagcagccagcctagggaggcctgcacgccaagcacaacatggccggagagctacgccgtggcagagatgaagttcttcaagtgcatcgccaggcaggccccccctgacagcttgcacctcaaatgcctgcagttcttcagctgtctgcagctgggctccggcttttccacctacaccatcaagaccattgtcatgcacctcctgtccatcatccccgtgtcacggtggcgcaggagagattttgtcaggcgactggtggatatcagcgagggcctgcgcttctgcgtgcaagtgagatgcctcaaccacttcattgtgggcaaccggagccttcctggggagatcagggttcccccagaggtgcaaatggccgagacgtgcaatctcttccaccacctggtgatggatcccgttgcccactcccaggcgaTGAGTGAGTACGTGGACCTGCGAAAGCGGTTCACACGAACCCTGAacgatgagcactga